The DNA window GGACTACGCGGCCCAGCAGGCCTCGCAGCGCCAGATCGCCAAGGCCAACAAGGCGCTCCCGGACCGTCCCGCGGGCCAGCTCGACATCGACGGGACGACCACGTTCACCCTGACCAACGACGAGGTCGGCCGCTACAACGCGACCGGCACGTCGTCCACGATCAACGTCGGCAACCACACCCAGGACGAGGCGTTCCAGGAGCTGTGCGCGGGCAAGATCGACCTCGTCAACTCGGAGCGACGGATCACCCGTAGCGAGTGGGAGGCCTGCCAGGCCGTCGGGCTCGACGTCGTCCAGTTCCAGATCGCGTCCGACGGCATCGTCGTCGCGGTCAAGTCGGAGTCCGACGTGGGCGGCGACTGCCTCAGCACCGACCAGGTCCAGGAGGTCTGGCGTGCCGGGTCGCCGATCACGAACTGGAAGCAGCTGGGCCTCGACGACATCCCGATGGCGGTCGGCGGGCCGTCCTCCACCGGGTTCCCGGTGGAGTTCTCCGAGTTCGGCAAGACCGTCCTGGGCTCGCCCTCCCCCAGCCAGACCGACCTGAGGTCCGACTACTACAGCTACGACCGCTTCTCCCAAGCCCGCACGTTCCTCAACGGCGGCACCCGGCGCGCCAAGCTCGCCCAGGCCTACCCCGACCGCGCCCGCCAGCTGGGGCTCCGCAAGTCCGAGCTGATCTCGTCCCGGCAGGTACTCGTCGACGCCCAGGACGAGCTGCGCACGGCCAAGGCCGAGCGGGCCAAGGGCATCCGGGACAAGCGCACCCCCGCGGCCCAGGCCAAGGACATCGCCCGCGTCAGCGCGGCCCAGGTCGCCGTCGACAAGGCGACCGACGACGTCCGGGCGGCGAAGACCCGGTACGCCGCGGCCAAGCACTCCGCGGACACCGCCGCCTCGGCTCGCCGCGCGGTCGAGCGCAGCGTGGGGCACGTGATCTACGCACGGTTCAGCTCCTACGAGCTCTTCGAGGAGGAGCTGCGGCCCTTCGAGATCACCCTGCCCGACGGGCACCGCAACTGCGTCTTCCCCAGCCAGACCACGATCGCGAGCGGTGTCTACCCGCTCTCGACCCAGGTCCTGATGACCACGACGACGCGGTCGCTGGAGCGCAAGGAGGTCCAGGGCTTCCTCAAGGACTACCTGACCTCCGCGCAGTCCGCCGCCAAGGACGCCGCCATGATCAGCCTCACGGACGCGACGATCCAGGCCGAGCTCAACTGGGTCGACGGCAGCACCCAGCCCGAGCTCGTGGTGCCCGACCCGGACGAGACCGAGCCCGCGGACCCGGACGAGACGGCAGAGCCGGGCGCGCCGGCACGATGACCACCCCGCCTCGTCGCCACCTCGGCCTCGGCCTGCTGCTCGTCCTGAGCCTGCTGGCCGGTCTCGGCACGCCGTCGTACGGCGAGCCGGGCTCGACCGCCCGGGTCGCGGCGAGGAAGGCGGTCCAGCAGGACAAGCGCATCGTCGTCAGCTGGAAGGGCGAGAGGAAGCGCCGGGTCTACCAGAAGAGCGCCAGCGTGCCGGGCATCGGGCAGGTCGACCTGGTCTGCCGGCCCAAGAGCACCCAGATCCGGATCCGGCCCAACAGCCGGGCGCCGGAGACCCAGCTGTGGATGGCCAAGTTCGAGCAGAAGAACGGCCGTGACGTCGTCGCGGTCAAGAACGTCCGCGTGTACACCTACGCCACCGCGGCCGACAACGGGCGAGGCGGGACCGGCCCCAAGGCGCACGAGGGGCTCAACCAGAAGTCGCCGATCGAGGACTTCCGCAAGGGCAACGCCTACGGGCTGATCAGCCAGCGTCCGGGCCGCAACCTCGACGGCGGGGGCGCGTTGGCGACGCCGGCGACGTCCTTCCAGCTGACCTGGTGGTGGGAGCGGTTCGCCTACCCCGGTCACCAGTACTGCAACATGGCCCTCACCCTGCACACCGACACGACGCGCCAGTTCGGACTCTCGTGGCACGGCACCGACGAGGGACTGCGGCAGACGACGAGCACCACGACGATCCCCGGCCTCGGCGACGCGATCGTGACCTGCGAGCCCGGCAGCAACGCCAACGACCAGACGGTGGCGTTCCGGCCGACCGGAGCCAAAGCCGCGACGTCGTTCCTCGACTACGAGTACATCCAGGGCGAGGGCGACGTCGACGACCACGTCGACCACGTCGACGACCTCGACCACGACCCCGTCACCGGCCTGCTCGGTCCGGTCGACCTCCCCCGCAACGGCATGATGCGGCTCTGGGTGTCGATCGGCGGCGTCAAGAAGGCCTACGTGCTGTCGTCCAACTACGTCGTCAACAACGACGCGAAGCCTGGCGTCAACGCGTGCGAGGTGGCGGCGACCCCACTGCCCTAGGTCGTGGGACTCCGGAGCGCCTCGCGCACCAGGTCCAGGACGGGCACCGCACCGGACTCGATGTCCGTGACCGGCACCCAGGCGACCGCGTCGGTGGTGCCGTCGACCTCGGTGAGCACCGGCTCCGCAGCGTCGTCGACGACGACGTCGAAGGCCAGTGCGACGGCGTGGAAGTCCTCGTAGCGACCCGACGGCGCCGTACCGCTGAAGTGGTCGTCGTGCACCGCGACCAGCTCGCCGACGGAGCCGTCGAGGCCGCACTCCTCCCGCAGCTCGCGGAGCACGGCGCTGCGCGGCGACTCGCCGTGGTCGACGCCACCGCCGGGCAGGGTCCAGGAGCCCGTGTGGAAGCCGCGAGCGGAGATCCGGGTGAGGAGGACCGCGCCGTCACGACGGACCAGGGCGTAGGCGCCGAGGCGCTGGTGCCGGAACGGTCGGTGGTCGGCGAGCGCCTCGAGCACCATGGGGACGACCGGCACGCTGCCGTCGAGCACGTCGGCCACCGACTGCCAGGCCGCGGCCATCGTCGAGCCGCCGACCTCCAAGACCTGCGGCGGCGGGGCGTCCGGCGACACCCAGCCCTCGTAGACGATCCGCAGCGCATGGGCGTCCACCCGGCGGCCGTCGCGCCACACGCCGGGCAGGTGGGCGGAGTAGACCCGGGCCGTCTCGCCGACGACGGCGTCCAGCCCGGTCTCCTCGTGGATCTCGCGCACCACCGCGTCGCGGGGGTCCTCACCGTGGTCGAGGCCGCCGCCGGGCAGCGTCCACAGCTCGTCCGGGGTGACGGTCGGAGCGAGCCTGCTCAGCAGCATCGCACCGTCGCGCAGGATCACGGCGTACGCCGCGACGCGCTGGCGCTTCGGCAACCCGCTCATCGGCCGGCCATCATTGGAAGGGCGGCCGGTGGTCACGGGCGAGGGAGCGACGGCCGGCCCAGCGCCAGACCCGGGCCGCGCGGTCGCGGTCCTCGTCGGTGACCAGGTTGCCCATCCACCGCAGCGCGAGCGTCATCAGCCAGTCGGAGCGCATGCCGACCGGACCGAGCGCCGGCAGCAGGTGCGGGACGGTGACCAGGCCCGCGAGCCGGCGAGCGATCGAGAAGGACTCGCCGTAGTGGTCGCGGAGCAGGGCCGGCCAGGCCCGCGCCAGGTCGTCGCGCTCGCTCATCATCTCGGCGACGAGCCGACCGGTCTCGAGGCCGTAGTCGATGCCCTCGCCGTTGAGCGGGTTCACGCACGCGGCGGCGTCGCCGACCAGCGCCCAGTTGGGGCCGGCGACGTTCGAGACGGCGCCCCCCATCGGCAGCAACGCCGAGGTGGGCATCCGCAGCTCGTCACCGAGCTGGAACTCCTCACGCAGCTCGCTGGCGTAGTGCGCCATCAGCGGCTTGACCGCGAGGTCGGCGGGTCGCTTGGCGGTGGCCAGGGTGCCGACGCCGAGGTTCACCTCGCCCGTCCCCAGCGGGAAGATCCAGCCGTAGCCGGACAGGATCTTCCCCTCCTCGTTGCGCAGCTCGAGGTGCGAGCTGATCCACGGGTCGTCGGACATCCCGGAGGCGACGTACGAGCGGCCGGCGACGCCGTACACGGTCTCGCGGTGCCACTCGCGCCCGAGCACCTTGCCGAGCGGGGAGCGGACGCCGTCGGCGACGACGAGCCGGTTGCACCGGATCTCCACCGGGCCGGCGTCGGTCCGGAAGACCACGGCCGACACCCGGTCGCCGTCGCGCCGGACGTCGACCGCCCGGTGCCCCTCCACGGCGGTCACGCCGGACTTGATGGCGGTGGTGCGCAGGTGGTCGTCGAGCTCGGTGCGGGCGACGGCCGAGCCCCAGTCCGGGAGGGTGCCGCCCGGCCAGGGCAGCAGCAGCGTCTGGCCGAAGCCGTGTGCCCGGAGCCCCTGGTTGACGGTGTGCGCGCGCAGCCAGTCCTCGAGCCCGAGGCGGCTGAGCTCACCGATCGCGCGCGGGGTGAGCCCGTCGCCGCAGGTCTTGTCGCGGGGGAAGACCGCCGCGTCGGCGAGCACCACCTCGGCGCCTCCGCGCGCCGCCCACGCTGCTGCCGCCGACCCGGCCGGGCCGGCGCCGACGACGAGGACGTCGGTCTGGGTCGGGGTGCTCACGCTCCGATTGTCTCAGCGCAGCACCGAGTGGGTCACGCTGGGTCGCCGCGCGCCGAGGAAGAAGATCCCGGGCAGCCCGCGCGTCTCGAAGCCCTCGCTCAGGTTGTACCTGAGGGTGGACCACCGGATCCGCATCGTGCCGGTGCGGTCGTTGCTGACGAAGAACACCGCACCGCCTCCCTCGAGGGCACTGTTCTGCTCCACCAGGGTGCCGGCGAGGTCGAGGCGGAAGCGGTTGCCGTCGAGGTAGATCGCGCCGCCGCTGCCACCTCCGGGCGTGCCATCGCGCGCCGGGTTGGCACCGTGCCCGGTCGCCCGGTTGCCGACGAAGGTGCTGTTGAGGACCGTCCAGGAGACCCCGATGCTGCTCAGCGCCCCGCCGTTGCTGCACCGGCCGCCCCGGAACGTGCTGCCGACGACGTACGCCGGTAGGTCGCGGTGCTGGTCCAGCACGCGCACCGCCGCTCCCCCGACGTCGGGTCCCCGCCGGTCGCAGCGGTTGCCGAGGAACGTCGAGTCGACGATCTTCAGGCGGCCGCCGCGCACGAAGATCGCGCCACCGCCACCGCCGTCGTACCGCTGCCCCGTCGCGTTGCCGTGCGCGAGGGTCAGGTGCTGGACCACCAGCTGCGGCGTCGCCTGGTCGTCGCAGTGCGACGTGGTCCAGTGCTGCCGCCGATCGCAGGTGTCCTGGTAGAGGATCCGCCGCTTGCCGCCGCCGTCGAGGGTGACCAGGCCGCCACCGTCGATCACCACCCGGCGCGAGTCGTTGACGACCTTCGCGGTCTGCTTC is part of the Nocardioides conyzicola genome and encodes:
- a CDS encoding substrate-binding domain-containing protein, with protein sequence MATHRRTGRAAALALALSGALLLAACSQEDPQDASDLVANAQAQDYAAQQASQRQIAKANKALPDRPAGQLDIDGTTTFTLTNDEVGRYNATGTSSTINVGNHTQDEAFQELCAGKIDLVNSERRITRSEWEACQAVGLDVVQFQIASDGIVVAVKSESDVGGDCLSTDQVQEVWRAGSPITNWKQLGLDDIPMAVGGPSSTGFPVEFSEFGKTVLGSPSPSQTDLRSDYYSYDRFSQARTFLNGGTRRAKLAQAYPDRARQLGLRKSELISSRQVLVDAQDELRTAKAERAKGIRDKRTPAAQAKDIARVSAAQVAVDKATDDVRAAKTRYAAAKHSADTAASARRAVERSVGHVIYARFSSYELFEEELRPFEITLPDGHRNCVFPSQTTIASGVYPLSTQVLMTTTTRSLERKEVQGFLKDYLTSAQSAAKDAAMISLTDATIQAELNWVDGSTQPELVVPDPDETEPADPDETAEPGAPAR
- a CDS encoding NUDIX domain-containing protein, whose product is MSGLPKRQRVAAYAVILRDGAMLLSRLAPTVTPDELWTLPGGGLDHGEDPRDAVVREIHEETGLDAVVGETARVYSAHLPGVWRDGRRVDAHALRIVYEGWVSPDAPPPQVLEVGGSTMAAAWQSVADVLDGSVPVVPMVLEALADHRPFRHQRLGAYALVRRDGAVLLTRISARGFHTGSWTLPGGGVDHGESPRSAVLRELREECGLDGSVGELVAVHDDHFSGTAPSGRYEDFHAVALAFDVVVDDAAEPVLTEVDGTTDAVAWVPVTDIESGAVPVLDLVREALRSPTT
- a CDS encoding geranylgeranyl reductase family protein, with product MSTPTQTDVLVVGAGPAGSAAAAWAARGGAEVVLADAAVFPRDKTCGDGLTPRAIGELSRLGLEDWLRAHTVNQGLRAHGFGQTLLLPWPGGTLPDWGSAVARTELDDHLRTTAIKSGVTAVEGHRAVDVRRDGDRVSAVVFRTDAGPVEIRCNRLVVADGVRSPLGKVLGREWHRETVYGVAGRSYVASGMSDDPWISSHLELRNEEGKILSGYGWIFPLGTGEVNLGVGTLATAKRPADLAVKPLMAHYASELREEFQLGDELRMPTSALLPMGGAVSNVAGPNWALVGDAAACVNPLNGEGIDYGLETGRLVAEMMSERDDLARAWPALLRDHYGESFSIARRLAGLVTVPHLLPALGPVGMRSDWLMTLALRWMGNLVTDEDRDRAARVWRWAGRRSLARDHRPPFQ